A portion of the Stigmatopora argus isolate UIUO_Sarg chromosome 15, RoL_Sarg_1.0, whole genome shotgun sequence genome contains these proteins:
- the lck gene encoding tyrosine-protein kinase Lck yields the protein MGCNCSSDYSDGEWEENWDEICEHCTCPVPPQSCNPYTQQLIPIPPQDSPSLSPLPENLAVACYSYEACHDGELGFEKGEKLKIINRDDPEWYLAESLTTGQRGLVPYNFIAMNSVGTEPWFFRNISRNDSMRLLLAPGNIKGSFLIRESETTPGSYSLSILDFDQNHGEGVKHYRIRNLDCGGFYITTKISFISLNDLVQHHTRNADGLCTKLARPCQSRAPQKPWWADEWEIRRESLKMMTKLGAGQFGEVWMGLYHNDRKVAIKSLKIGTMSTTAFLAEADVMKNLQHPRLVRLFAVVSHEPILIVTEYMENGSLLDYLQSKQGNKLKMKTLIDMASQVADGMAYIEEMNYIHRDLRAANILVSHELICKVADFGLARLIEDTDYTAREGAKFPIKWTAPEAINYGKFSIKSDIWSFGIFLTEVVTYGRIPYPGMSNPEVIESLEEGYRMPKPEKCSDGLYNLMCFCWRDNPETRPTFEYLRNLLEDFFIATERQYQS from the exons atgggatgcaACTGCAGTTCCGACTACTCAGACGGCGAATGGGAAGAGAATTGGGATGAAATTTGTGAGCACTGCACCTGTCCCGTCCCACCACAATCATGCAACCCA TATACCCAGCAGCTCATTCCAATTCCACCCCAGGATTCGCCATCTTTATCTCCTCTACCTG AAAACTTGGCAGTGGCTTGCTACAGTTACGAAGCCTGCCATGATGGCGAACTGGGCTTTGAGAAGGGAGAGAAACTCAAGATAATTAACAG GGATGACCCCGAATGGTATTTGGCAGAGTCTCTGACCACAGGACAGAGAGGCCTGGTCCCATACAACTTTATCGCCATGAACTCAGTGGGGACGGAACC GTGGTTCTTTCGGAATATTTCACGAAATGATTCCATGAGGCTCCTGCTGGCTCCCGGGAACATAAAGGGTTCCTTCTTGATTCGGGAGAGTGAGACAACACCAG GGTCCTACTCCTTATCCATCTTGGACTTTGACCAAAACCACGGCGAAGGAGTGAAGCACTACAGGATCCGCAATTTGGACTGCGGTGGCTTCTACATCACCACCAagatttcttttatttcactGAATGACCTGGTCCAGCATCACACGC GTAATGCGGATGGTTTGTGCACCAAGTTGGCGAGGCCTTGCCAGTCCAGAGCTCCTCAGAAACCGTGGTGGGCAGACGAGTGGGAGATCAGACGGGAATCCCTCAAAATGATGACTAAGCTTGGTGCTGGCCAGTTTGGAGAAGTCTGGATGG ggctCTACCATAATGACCGGAAAGTCGCCATTAAGAGTCTTAAGATCGGTACAATGTCAACCACGGCTTTTTTAGCGGAAGCCGATGTGATGAAGAACCTTCAACATCCTCGGCTGGTCCGCCTCTTCGCAGTGGTTAGCCACGAGCCCATTTTAATTGTCACCGAGTACATGGAAAACG GTAGCTTGCTGGATTACCTTCAATCAAAGCAGGGGaacaaattgaaaatgaaaactttgATAGACATGGCATCCCAG GTAGCAGACGGCATGGCTTACATCGAGGAGATGAATTACATTCATAGGGACCTGCGAGCTGCCAACATTCTAGTGTCTCATGAGCTCATCTGTAAAGTGGCAGACTTTGGACTTGCCAGACTCATCGAGGACACCGATTACACAGCGAGAGAGG GAGCCAAATTCCCCATCAAATGGACGGCCCCGGAAGCTATAAACTATGGAAAATTTTCTATTAAGTCTGACATTTGGTCCTTTGGAATCTTCCTAACAGAAGTAGTCACTTACGGTCGCATACCGTACCCTG GGATGTCCAACCCAGAGGTGATCGAGAGCTTGGAGGAGGGCTACAGAATGCCAAAGCCAGAAAAATGTTCAGATGGACTTTATAATCTCATGTGTTTCTGCTGGAGGGATAACCCAGAGACGAGACCCACCTTTGAATACCTTAGAAATTTGTTGGAAGACTTCTTTATTGCCACAGAACGTCAATACCAGTCGTAG
- the fam167b gene encoding protein FAM167A translates to MDSKPSPDESLDLDDVKALTEKLKLETRRPSYLEWRKRLESEPWTETTKGSTFSQKDDPERRASPGNTPRNICGFDTIDDALQFLRKELREMQDQDNHLARQLIRLRAEINKMKVEQVCERHKEMLDDATYELEECGEESDLLCDIPMKATFALSTPLKHLGLTKMNLNSRRFSMC, encoded by the exons ATGGATTCCAAACCGTCTCCAGATGAAAGTCTGGACCTGGACGACGTGAAGGCACTGACGGAGAAACTAAAGTTGGAGACCCGTAGACCTTCCTATCTGGAGTGGCGGAAGAGGCTGGAGAGCGAACCGTGGACGGAGACCACCAAGGGGAGCACTTTTTCACAGAAGGACGACCCTGAGAGACGCGCTTCGCCTGGAAACACTCCTCGGAACATCTGTGGTTTCGACACTATCGATGACGCTTTGCAGTTTCTCAGAAAAGAGCTG CGGGAGATGCAAGACCAGGACAACCACCTGGCCCGTCAGCTGATCCGTCTCCGCGCCGAGATCAACAAGATGAAAGTGGAGCAGGTTTGCGAGCGCCACAAGGAAATGCTGGACGACGCCACCTACGAGCTGGAGGAGTGCGGTGAAGAATCCGATCTCCTGTGCGACATCCCCATGAAGGCCACGTTCGCGCTGTCCACCCCGCTGAAACACCTGGGCCTCACCAAAATGAACCTCAACTCCAGACGTTTCTCTATGTGTTGA